From a region of the Acinetobacter calcoaceticus genome:
- a CDS encoding acetyl-CoA C-acetyltransferase: MSKTTQENPAVENSAQEKVSNTSKSASNTAKRNSTTPKAATNTPKTTRTRSTTAPARSPRNKSAASAPPSTSSNVAAAPKATKTKTSVQQDKTMSQNTVRRVAIIGGNRIPFARSNTAYFKASNSDMLTAALNGLVERFNLQGKRIGEVVAGAVLKHSRDFNMTREVVLSTDLAPETPAYDIQIACGTGLQAAFVVANKIALGQIDVGIAGGVDTTSDAPIAVGDGLRKVLLELNVAKTGKDRLKALTKIDFKKLLDAPSNGEPRTGLSMGEHQAITALEWGITREAQDELAASSHQKLAAAYERGFFDDLITPFLGLNRDNNLRADSTVEKLAKLKPVFGKGETATMTAGNSTPLTDGASVVLLASEEWAKENGHEVLAYLSFSETAAVDFIGKNGPKEGLLMAPAYAVPRMLKRANLKLQDFDFYEIHEAFASQVLSTLKAWEDEKFCKERLGLDAPLGSIDRSKLNVNGSSLGAGHPFAATGGRILATAAKLINQKGSGRALISICTAGGEGVVAIVEK; encoded by the coding sequence ATGAGCAAAACAACTCAAGAAAATCCAGCAGTCGAGAATTCTGCTCAGGAAAAAGTGTCAAATACATCAAAGTCGGCTTCTAACACGGCTAAGCGTAACAGCACTACTCCTAAAGCAGCAACTAATACACCAAAAACGACACGTACTCGTTCAACGACTGCACCTGCACGAAGCCCTCGTAATAAGAGCGCTGCTTCTGCCCCCCCTTCTACATCTTCTAATGTAGCTGCAGCACCAAAAGCAACAAAAACCAAAACTTCTGTTCAACAGGATAAAACCATGAGCCAAAACACTGTTCGCCGCGTTGCAATTATTGGTGGCAACCGCATTCCATTTGCACGTTCAAATACTGCTTATTTTAAAGCATCGAATTCTGACATGCTGACAGCAGCATTGAATGGTTTGGTTGAGCGCTTTAACTTACAAGGTAAGCGTATTGGTGAAGTCGTTGCTGGTGCTGTTTTAAAACACAGCCGTGACTTTAATATGACTCGTGAAGTTGTATTGAGCACAGATCTTGCACCTGAAACTCCAGCTTACGACATTCAGATTGCTTGTGGTACAGGTTTACAAGCTGCTTTTGTTGTGGCAAACAAAATTGCGCTTGGTCAAATTGATGTCGGTATTGCAGGCGGTGTAGACACCACTTCTGATGCACCAATCGCTGTTGGTGATGGCTTACGTAAAGTATTACTTGAGCTCAACGTTGCGAAAACTGGTAAAGACCGTCTTAAAGCATTAACAAAAATTGATTTTAAAAAGCTTCTTGATGCACCAAGCAATGGTGAACCACGTACTGGCCTTTCAATGGGTGAACACCAAGCAATTACTGCATTAGAATGGGGTATTACTCGCGAAGCTCAAGACGAACTCGCTGCAAGCAGCCATCAAAAACTTGCTGCTGCTTATGAGCGCGGTTTCTTTGACGACTTAATCACTCCATTCTTAGGTCTTAACCGTGACAACAACTTACGTGCAGACAGTACAGTTGAAAAACTTGCTAAATTAAAGCCTGTTTTCGGTAAAGGCGAAACTGCAACAATGACAGCGGGTAACTCAACGCCGTTGACTGATGGTGCATCTGTTGTGTTACTTGCTTCTGAAGAATGGGCAAAAGAAAACGGTCATGAAGTTTTAGCTTACCTTTCTTTCTCAGAAACCGCTGCTGTGGACTTCATTGGTAAAAATGGCCCTAAAGAAGGCTTATTGATGGCTCCTGCTTATGCAGTACCTCGTATGCTTAAGCGCGCTAACCTTAAACTTCAAGATTTTGATTTCTACGAAATTCATGAAGCTTTTGCATCTCAAGTATTGTCTACTTTAAAAGCGTGGGAAGACGAAAAATTCTGTAAAGAACGTCTTGGCTTAGATGCACCTTTAGGTTCAATTGACCGCTCTAAACTGAACGTAAATGGTTCATCTTTAGGTGCAGGTCACCCATTTGCTGCAACTGGTGGTCGTATCTTAGCAACTGCTGCTAAATTGATTAATCAAAAAGGTTCAGGCCGCGCATTAATCTCTATCTGTACTGCTGGCGGTGAAGGTGTAGTTGCAATTGTAGAGAAATAA
- the tal gene encoding transaldolase produces MTHTALDQLKTLTTVVADSSDLDAIRKFRPLDATTNPSLITAAAEQPESKELIEDAYYQAKEEGYSNDELIERTIDILTVKFGVEILKLIEGRVSTEVDAALSYNTEATIQKAHELCELYKGYGIDQSRILIKIASTWEGIQAAKVLEAEGIACNLTLLFGLHQAQACADAKVTLISPFVGRILDWYKKAEGVDSYPIEKDPGVVSVKKIYTYYKQQNIPTQVMGASFRSVDQVLGLAGCDLLTISPGLLTQLEQDTRTVDAALDATKSKQAEAIVRPAQDEQSFKDELNHDLMAFQLLQGGVDGFIKARDQLSFLLRQSFGIDAEIKP; encoded by the coding sequence ATGACTCATACAGCACTTGACCAATTAAAAACATTAACGACCGTTGTTGCCGATAGTAGTGACCTTGATGCAATTCGTAAATTTCGCCCTCTAGATGCGACGACCAATCCTTCGTTGATTACAGCAGCAGCAGAACAACCAGAAAGTAAAGAACTCATTGAAGATGCTTATTATCAAGCCAAAGAAGAAGGCTATAGCAACGATGAGCTGATTGAACGAACCATTGATATTTTAACCGTAAAGTTTGGCGTAGAAATTTTAAAGCTTATTGAAGGCCGTGTTTCTACCGAAGTTGATGCTGCTCTTTCATATAACACTGAAGCAACCATTCAAAAAGCACATGAATTATGTGAACTTTACAAAGGTTATGGAATTGACCAGTCACGTATTCTTATTAAAATCGCGTCGACTTGGGAAGGTATTCAAGCTGCTAAAGTGCTTGAAGCGGAAGGGATTGCTTGTAACCTCACTCTGCTTTTCGGTTTACATCAAGCTCAAGCCTGTGCAGATGCAAAAGTAACTTTAATTTCACCATTTGTAGGCCGTATTCTAGACTGGTACAAAAAGGCTGAAGGTGTCGATTCTTATCCAATTGAAAAAGACCCAGGCGTGGTTTCAGTTAAAAAAATCTATACCTATTACAAACAGCAAAATATCCCGACTCAAGTAATGGGTGCGAGCTTCCGTAGTGTCGATCAGGTTCTTGGATTGGCAGGTTGTGATTTACTGACGATCTCTCCGGGCTTACTTACCCAGCTTGAGCAAGATACACGTACAGTTGATGCAGCTCTTGATGCAACTAAATCAAAGCAAGCAGAAGCTATTGTTAGACCAGCTCAAGATGAACAAAGTTTTAAAGACGAACTTAATCATGACTTAATGGCATTCCAGCTTTTACAAGGTGGTGTTGATGGCTTTATTAAAGCTCGTGACCAATTAAGTTTTTTATTACGTCAGTCTTTTGGAATTGATGCAGAAATTAAACCTTAA
- a CDS encoding ATP-binding cassette domain-containing protein translates to MTQQACVISQLTLEFSSKVMFKKLNFSLESNQIAALIGRNGQGKSLLMQMLNQTLSLDSILTSGQISWHIKHAYLPQLHRLTGLTIAEALDIVDIYQAFKRVEEGVASFNDYDLLEGKWDLPILWNNLLESAHLPTDLDFPVKNLSEGQKTKLALSCLFLKSDHYLLLDEPSNHLDQESRKWLIDQLKKHPAGALIISHDRTLLNEVDHIYHLNEHGLHHTTGNYEKFDEQYQTHVAALEQSIQQNQRDVKHMKQKQHEVLMKAQKRERAGNKLRESNSQAKILLDFKKEQAGQSIAAIQSQHQRQISNSQNDLKDKKMRLETVKPQQFVFPTFHKKSGEILRIKKLKLKYGTHKPIDLAVQAAQKIHITGQNGIGKSTLLKAINAQKNLPNESMHLFVECFYLDQNFNFLCDAMTVIENLTHMNSELSELEWRNLLGQLRIRGDKSTYLLSQLSGGEKLKVALLTLSQIHPTPELLLLDEPENHLDIESRELLATAIQSYEGAVLLISHDQTFVESCGIHESFSLIE, encoded by the coding sequence ATGACTCAGCAGGCATGTGTAATATCACAACTCACTTTAGAATTTTCATCTAAAGTTATGTTTAAAAAATTAAATTTTAGTCTTGAATCGAATCAGATAGCGGCTTTAATTGGCCGTAATGGGCAAGGCAAATCTTTGCTTATGCAAATGTTAAATCAGACGCTTAGCTTAGATTCAATTCTTACATCTGGGCAAATATCGTGGCATATAAAACATGCATATTTACCTCAATTGCATCGGTTAACAGGACTGACCATAGCCGAAGCATTAGATATCGTAGACATTTATCAGGCTTTTAAGAGAGTTGAGGAAGGCGTTGCCAGCTTCAATGATTATGATTTATTGGAAGGCAAATGGGATTTACCCATCTTATGGAATAACTTATTAGAGTCTGCTCATTTGCCCACTGATTTAGACTTTCCCGTTAAAAATCTAAGCGAAGGTCAAAAAACTAAATTGGCATTAAGTTGTTTATTTTTAAAATCAGATCATTATTTACTGCTTGATGAACCCAGTAACCATCTAGATCAGGAATCTAGAAAATGGTTAATTGATCAGTTGAAGAAACACCCCGCAGGTGCGCTTATCATTAGTCATGACCGAACTTTGTTGAATGAAGTAGATCATATTTATCATTTAAATGAACATGGTTTACATCACACAACAGGAAACTATGAGAAATTTGATGAGCAATATCAAACTCATGTAGCAGCTTTAGAGCAATCTATTCAACAAAACCAACGCGACGTTAAACACATGAAGCAAAAGCAACATGAAGTATTAATGAAAGCTCAAAAACGTGAACGTGCTGGGAATAAATTACGCGAATCAAATTCTCAAGCCAAAATTCTGCTCGATTTTAAAAAGGAACAAGCAGGTCAAAGTATTGCGGCTATACAGTCTCAGCACCAACGACAAATTTCAAATAGTCAAAATGATTTAAAAGACAAAAAAATGCGTCTTGAGACCGTTAAGCCACAACAGTTTGTCTTCCCTACTTTCCATAAAAAATCTGGAGAAATTCTTCGAATTAAAAAACTCAAACTAAAATATGGAACTCACAAACCCATAGATTTAGCTGTACAGGCAGCCCAAAAAATCCACATAACGGGTCAAAATGGTATTGGAAAATCAACACTACTTAAAGCAATTAATGCACAGAAAAATCTGCCCAATGAAAGTATGCACTTGTTTGTAGAGTGCTTTTATCTCGATCAAAACTTTAACTTTTTATGTGATGCGATGACTGTTATTGAGAATTTAACTCACATGAATAGCGAGCTTTCAGAATTAGAATGGAGAAATTTATTAGGTCAACTTCGAATTCGCGGTGATAAAAGTACTTATCTCTTATCACAACTAAGTGGTGGAGAAAAACTCAAAGTAGCTTTATTGACACTTAGCCAGATCCACCCTACACCGGAACTCCTGTTATTAGATGAACCGGAAAATCATTTAGATATTGAATCTAGAGAATTATTAGCTACTGCTATTCAGAGCTATGAAGGTGCTGTATTACTCATTTCACATGATCAAACATTTGTGGAAAGTTGTGGCATTCATGAGTCCTTTTCTTTAATCGAATAA
- the leuE gene encoding leucine efflux protein LeuE gives MFGITDLTTYIIGTFLIVLLPGPNSLYVMSIASRYGIKTGYMGALGIFTGDLILMLCTVLGAASLLKAFPWVFVILKLTGALYLSYLGFKLLQGSIQRWKQRNQPQPEMADLPALDKIHPYKTALSISLLNPKAILFFLSFFVQFVEPDYAYPALSFLILAVILQIISFSYLTALIFSGIKLSAFFKQNHKIAASSIFLVGILFFGFGLKLATSTI, from the coding sequence GTGTTCGGTATAACAGATTTAACAACATATATTATCGGTACGTTCCTAATTGTGTTATTGCCGGGACCCAATTCTCTTTATGTGATGTCAATTGCTTCACGTTACGGCATTAAAACTGGATATATGGGTGCATTAGGTATTTTTACCGGTGATCTCATTTTAATGCTTTGTACCGTACTAGGTGCAGCCTCTTTATTAAAAGCATTCCCATGGGTATTTGTTATTCTTAAATTAACAGGTGCACTTTATCTATCTTATTTAGGCTTTAAGCTCTTACAAGGTAGTATTCAACGATGGAAACAACGTAATCAACCACAACCAGAAATGGCTGATTTACCCGCTTTAGATAAAATTCATCCTTATAAAACGGCATTAAGTATTAGTTTACTCAACCCTAAAGCGATTTTATTTTTCTTATCTTTCTTTGTTCAATTTGTTGAACCCGATTATGCCTATCCGGCACTAAGTTTTTTAATTTTAGCGGTTATTTTACAAATTATTAGCTTTAGCTATTTAACTGCATTAATCTTCTCTGGAATTAAACTTTCAGCATTTTTTAAACAGAACCATAAAATTGCAGCAAGTAGTATTTTTTTAGTAGGGATTCTATTTTTCGGATTCGGTTTAAAACTGGCAACCTCAACAATCTAA
- a CDS encoding universal stress protein translates to MNYQHIIVPVDGSEISLAAARQAAHIAKAFGSKLTAISLVAVDPFSGVDFYYISPVVKDYFVEARANAEKTLAKVKALCAEEGIDAETQIIQGEISSDGILKAVEGLGSDLIVIGSHGRKGFQKLILGSFAQDVLNSTKIQVLVVKE, encoded by the coding sequence ATGAATTACCAACATATTATTGTACCTGTCGATGGTTCTGAAATTTCATTAGCAGCAGCAAGACAAGCAGCTCATATTGCAAAGGCTTTTGGAAGTAAATTGACTGCTATTAGCTTAGTTGCGGTAGATCCTTTTAGCGGTGTAGATTTTTATTACATCTCACCTGTTGTAAAAGATTATTTTGTTGAAGCACGCGCAAATGCAGAAAAAACTCTCGCAAAAGTAAAAGCTTTATGTGCCGAAGAAGGTATTGATGCTGAAACTCAAATTATCCAAGGTGAGATTTCTTCAGATGGCATCCTTAAAGCAGTAGAAGGCTTAGGTTCCGATTTGATTGTGATTGGTTCTCATGGACGCAAAGGCTTCCAAAAGCTTATTTTGGGTAGTTTTGCTCAAGATGTTTTAAACAGTACTAAAATTCAGGTATTGGTTGTAAAAGAATAA
- a CDS encoding GNAT family N-acetyltransferase: protein MNITIRDERNEDIDAIEKLTEAAFQNAEHTSHTEHFIVNSLRNHGQLTVSLVAIEDSAIVGHVTISPVQISSGEMGWYGLGPISVHPNKQGLGIGSLLMNKSLEKLKNLDAKGCVLLGDPKYYSRFGFRTYPELILPDVPSEYFQALSFSGNIAKGYVSYHEAFNATQ from the coding sequence ATGAATATTACGATTCGTGATGAACGAAATGAGGATATTGACGCAATAGAAAAACTAACAGAAGCAGCTTTTCAAAATGCTGAGCACACGAGTCATACCGAGCATTTTATTGTGAATAGTTTAAGAAACCACGGACAACTTACAGTCTCACTAGTTGCGATTGAAGATAGCGCTATTGTTGGGCATGTTACTATTTCTCCAGTTCAAATAAGTTCAGGGGAAATGGGATGGTATGGTTTAGGGCCTATTTCGGTTCATCCAAATAAACAAGGGCTTGGTATTGGCTCACTTTTGATGAATAAATCACTAGAAAAATTAAAAAACTTAGATGCAAAAGGATGTGTTTTACTCGGTGACCCCAAATATTACAGCCGATTTGGTTTTAGAACCTATCCCGAACTCATTTTGCCTGATGTGCCAAGTGAGTATTTCCAAGCTTTAAGCTTCTCGGGCAATATTGCTAAAGGGTATGTCAGCTATCATGAGGCATTTAATGCAACACAATAA
- a CDS encoding RDD family protein — translation MTYKYEYAGFWLRFGAMIIDTLILFLAVIPAAWIFYQGDYDLVFATGLSSKPQNYGFDLIVNYIFPLLYSILCWLYFAGTPGKRLMRLKVLDEKTGNKLTLMQSIIRYIGYIPSILVFGIGLFWVAFDAKKQGWHDKMAKSVVVREL, via the coding sequence ATGACTTATAAGTATGAGTATGCAGGGTTCTGGTTAAGATTTGGTGCAATGATTATTGATACTCTTATTCTTTTTTTAGCGGTTATTCCTGCGGCATGGATTTTTTATCAGGGGGATTATGATCTAGTCTTTGCCACGGGCTTAAGTTCGAAACCACAAAATTATGGGTTCGATTTAATCGTGAACTATATATTTCCTTTATTGTATTCAATTTTATGCTGGCTGTATTTTGCAGGTACTCCAGGTAAACGATTGATGCGATTAAAAGTTTTAGATGAAAAAACCGGTAATAAGCTAACACTCATGCAGAGTATTATTCGATATATTGGCTATATTCCATCAATTTTAGTCTTTGGTATTGGTCTTTTTTGGGTCGCATTTGATGCAAAAAAACAAGGATGGCATGACAAAATGGCAAAATCAGTTGTAGTAAGAGAGCTATAA
- a CDS encoding Lrp/AsnC family transcriptional regulator has product MGEQAENLTVLELKIMRALQENGRLSNAELAKLVGISTSSCWNHTQRLFKVGAILDVRARINPSMVQRDTVVLVGVVLDRSTPDSFQAFEQASGDLENVLECYLVAGEVDYFLKIRVKDLAAFNRFHSEKIIALPGVRQVRTFFVLNEVKTDGMLAF; this is encoded by the coding sequence ATGGGAGAACAGGCTGAAAATTTGACAGTGCTTGAACTTAAAATTATGCGTGCTTTACAAGAGAATGGACGTTTAAGTAATGCTGAACTGGCTAAACTGGTAGGTATAAGTACTTCATCTTGTTGGAATCACACACAGCGTCTTTTTAAGGTTGGAGCGATTCTAGATGTGCGTGCTCGGATCAATCCGAGTATGGTGCAGCGTGATACGGTGGTGCTCGTTGGTGTGGTTTTAGACCGCTCAACTCCAGACAGCTTTCAGGCATTTGAACAAGCATCTGGTGATTTGGAAAATGTTTTGGAATGTTATCTGGTGGCGGGAGAGGTCGATTATTTTTTAAAAATTCGTGTTAAAGATTTAGCTGCTTTTAACCGATTTCATAGTGAAAAAATTATTGCTTTACCGGGAGTAAGACAAGTCAGAACATTTTTTGTGCTCAATGAAGTTAAAACAGATGGCATGCTGGCATTTTAG
- a CDS encoding LysR family transcriptional regulator, translated as MNINQEQLLMFQAVIETGSFSAAARKLGKVPSAVSMSIANLEIDLNLTLFDRKGREPVPTDQARVLYEKTSQLLIEMNQWKQHAHALSTGLEANLTIVIVSELLHTNWTDYICLLESRFPDLQINIVSAPQEDALQMLLDGSAQLALMFEREHLDNREQFVELKREALIPVIAKNHPLATQNQVSYEQILTTRQIVVASRDETLKPELLFSKHYWRTDNHHSACLMILRNLGWGVLPQEMFKENPELKNKLKVLDLLDFTPRFEYYVDLVWSRESELGVAARFLIEYIRKQRTQHAP; from the coding sequence ATGAATATTAATCAAGAACAACTACTCATGTTTCAAGCAGTGATTGAAACAGGCTCCTTTTCAGCAGCAGCGCGTAAACTTGGAAAAGTTCCTTCGGCTGTAAGCATGTCTATTGCCAACTTAGAAATTGATCTGAACTTAACCTTATTTGATCGTAAGGGCCGTGAACCCGTTCCTACTGATCAAGCACGGGTATTATATGAAAAAACTTCTCAGCTTTTAATTGAGATGAACCAGTGGAAACAACATGCCCATGCGTTAAGCACAGGTTTAGAAGCTAACTTAACCATTGTGATCGTCTCTGAATTACTACACACTAACTGGACCGACTATATTTGCCTGCTAGAGAGTCGTTTTCCTGACCTCCAAATTAATATTGTTTCGGCACCTCAAGAAGACGCTTTACAAATGTTACTAGATGGTTCAGCCCAACTTGCACTCATGTTTGAACGTGAACATCTGGACAACCGAGAACAATTTGTTGAGCTCAAACGCGAGGCTTTAATTCCAGTTATTGCAAAAAATCACCCACTTGCAACCCAAAATCAGGTTTCTTACGAACAGATCCTTACCACACGGCAAATTGTGGTGGCAAGTCGAGATGAGACGTTAAAACCTGAATTACTGTTTTCAAAACATTACTGGCGTACAGACAACCACCACTCTGCTTGCTTAATGATTTTACGTAATCTAGGTTGGGGAGTTCTTCCGCAAGAAATGTTTAAAGAAAATCCTGAATTAAAAAACAAGCTTAAAGTATTGGATTTATTAGATTTCACTCCAAGATTTGAATATTATGTCGACTTGGTCTGGAGCCGCGAAAGTGAACTTGGTGTAGCAGCCAGATTTCTTATTGAATATATCCGAAAGCAACGAACACAACATGCACCTTAA
- a CDS encoding DNA breaking-rejoining protein codes for MKKIIKTLLLSTLISTTSFTVLAKNVEQKVNFLQGSTHTTLTGKFQGYDDVRYRIYAKNGQILKFNINSLSNLAYVNIFAPGKKPGKDNALLIGSTVGSKGELTLPVDGDYIVQVYQMRNSARKNKTVKYSLDVEILNKVKK; via the coding sequence TTGAAAAAAATCATTAAAACTTTATTATTATCTACACTCATTTCAACTACATCCTTCACTGTTTTAGCAAAAAATGTTGAGCAAAAAGTTAATTTTTTACAAGGTTCAACACATACCACATTAACTGGAAAATTTCAGGGTTATGATGATGTGAGATATAGGATTTATGCAAAGAATGGGCAAATATTGAAATTTAATATTAATAGTCTTAGTAATTTAGCCTATGTCAATATTTTTGCACCAGGGAAAAAACCAGGTAAAGATAATGCATTATTAATTGGCTCAACTGTAGGATCAAAAGGAGAGCTCACTTTACCTGTGGATGGCGATTATATTGTTCAAGTTTATCAAATGCGTAATAGTGCTCGTAAAAATAAAACAGTGAAATATAGTCTAGATGTCGAAATATTAAATAAAGTAAAAAAATAA
- a CDS encoding benzoate/H(+) symporter BenE family transporter, whose amino-acid sequence MQKILQDFSIPAVFAGFITFLIGISVSAILVIQAAQALGASPEQITSWFWALGLGIGLSGFILSWKFKYPVATAWSTAGLALIMATGSGYSLNEAIGAFLIGGLLTAILGFSGIFQKALSYIPQSLTSAMLAGVLLKFGISLFASLQNDWEFVLSLLVIYVITKKLWPRYSIVFTALAGIALCPVFLEFHMPTLQWSLAKPVWISPDFSWSALLGLALPLFVISMASQYLPGIAMIKSYGYKPNVNQLIGWTGLTQVVLAPFGCYSVNIAAISAAVSLDDQVHPDPSKRYIAGMSCGLFYILMGLFAATLTSLLMSFPHIFIVALAGIALFGTISHNIAIAFAQVEDREAALFTFLCSASGIQFFGIGSAFWGLIVGVVVYFILKLKVKKS is encoded by the coding sequence ATGCAAAAGATTCTTCAAGATTTTTCAATTCCGGCCGTATTTGCTGGCTTTATCACTTTTTTAATAGGTATTAGTGTTTCGGCCATTTTAGTAATTCAGGCGGCTCAAGCTTTAGGTGCTTCACCCGAGCAAATCACCTCATGGTTTTGGGCTTTAGGCTTAGGTATTGGTTTATCAGGATTCATACTTTCTTGGAAATTTAAATATCCTGTAGCGACAGCATGGTCAACCGCTGGCCTCGCTTTAATTATGGCAACAGGCAGTGGCTATAGCTTAAATGAAGCGATTGGTGCTTTTTTAATAGGCGGTTTACTGACTGCTATTTTAGGCTTTTCAGGTATATTTCAAAAAGCGCTTTCGTACATTCCGCAAAGCTTAACCAGTGCCATGCTTGCAGGTGTTTTACTCAAATTTGGTATTTCCCTATTCGCCAGTTTGCAAAATGATTGGGAATTCGTTTTATCTTTGCTGGTTATTTATGTAATAACAAAAAAATTATGGCCCCGATATAGCATTGTATTCACGGCACTTGCGGGTATTGCCCTATGCCCTGTCTTTTTAGAATTTCATATGCCTACACTTCAGTGGTCTTTGGCTAAACCTGTTTGGATTAGTCCTGATTTTAGCTGGTCAGCACTTTTGGGATTAGCTCTGCCACTTTTTGTGATTAGCATGGCTTCGCAATATTTACCTGGAATTGCCATGATCAAGAGTTATGGCTACAAACCAAACGTCAACCAGTTAATCGGCTGGACAGGTTTAACCCAAGTGGTGCTTGCACCTTTTGGTTGTTACAGCGTTAATATTGCTGCCATCAGTGCTGCGGTAAGCTTAGACGATCAAGTCCACCCAGACCCAAGTAAACGATATATTGCAGGCATGAGCTGTGGTCTTTTCTATATTTTAATGGGCTTGTTTGCTGCAACACTGACAAGCTTACTGATGTCTTTTCCGCATATTTTTATTGTGGCTTTAGCAGGTATTGCATTATTTGGTACGATCAGCCACAACATTGCAATCGCATTTGCTCAGGTTGAAGACCGTGAAGCTGCATTATTTACCTTTTTATGTAGTGCTTCTGGCATTCAATTTTTCGGTATCGGGTCAGCCTTTTGGGGACTTATTGTAGGTGTAGTTGTATATTTTATTTTAAAACTTAAAGTCAAAAAAAGTTAA
- a CDS encoding NirD/YgiW/YdeI family stress tolerance protein, which translates to MKKIFLATLTGLALLSSNAVLAKPDTALLKEATKNVVTVSKAKTLADESGVTLTGTIVKHIAGDHFEFKDATGSIVIDIDDDLWKPLQLKAGDKVRVVGEVDTHRVKPTDIEVFQIERVK; encoded by the coding sequence ATGAAAAAAATATTCTTAGCAACACTCACTGGGTTGGCTTTATTGAGTAGTAATGCGGTATTGGCTAAACCAGATACTGCTTTGTTAAAAGAAGCGACAAAAAATGTAGTCACGGTGTCTAAAGCAAAAACTTTAGCTGATGAGTCCGGTGTTACGTTAACAGGCACCATCGTAAAGCATATTGCTGGTGATCATTTTGAGTTTAAAGATGCTACGGGTTCAATTGTAATTGATATTGATGATGACTTGTGGAAGCCTCTACAATTAAAAGCTGGAGATAAAGTACGTGTTGTAGGAGAGGTGGATACACATAGAGTTAAGCCTACCGATATTGAAGTTTTTCAGATTGAGCGTGTTAAATAA
- the aceI gene encoding chlorhexidine efflux PACE transporter AceI translates to MLISKRRLIHAISYEGILLVIIAIALSFIFDMPMDVTGTLGVFMAVVSVFWNMIFNHYFEKVEHKYNWERTIPVRILHAVGFEGGLLIATVPMIAYMLQMNVIDALILDIGLTLCILVYTFIFQWCYDHIEDKFFPEAKAASLH, encoded by the coding sequence ATGTTGATTTCCAAGAGAAGGCTCATTCATGCAATCAGTTATGAAGGAATTTTATTGGTCATCATTGCGATTGCATTAAGTTTTATTTTTGATATGCCGATGGACGTCACCGGAACACTCGGTGTGTTTATGGCAGTGGTTTCAGTTTTCTGGAATATGATTTTTAACCACTACTTTGAGAAAGTAGAGCATAAATATAATTGGGAAAGAACAATCCCTGTAAGGATTTTGCATGCGGTTGGTTTTGAAGGCGGTTTGCTGATTGCAACAGTGCCGATGATTGCTTATATGCTACAAATGAATGTCATTGATGCGCTTATTTTAGATATTGGTTTAACCTTATGTATTTTGGTCTATACCTTCATTTTCCAATGGTGTTATGACCATATCGAAGATAAGTTTTTCCCTGAAGCAAAAGCTGCCTCACTACACTAA